A region of the Vigna unguiculata cultivar IT97K-499-35 chromosome 9, ASM411807v1, whole genome shotgun sequence genome:
TGACAAAATTATTTCATGAACAAGATTATATCACCAAGAAGTTGATGCAGTACAAACCTGTTGGCCCCAATGTGTACCGTAATCCACACTGGGAGCTGTAGTTAACTCAATCTCCTGTTCAGCTGGATCCTCACTTCTTCCCTGGTGAGTTAAAACAGAAAACATTGGGATTAGGATTTATGATATTAGATAGATACAAATGCTCTTAAAAAGGTCAGAGTAACTAACCCGAAAATGTACATCAAACCATCCTCCAAATCCACACAACTTTGCGTTTTCCATCGTTATTGACAAAGAAAAGTTTGATCTAACTTTTTCTATGTCAGTCACTGTGGCAGTTAAACAATCAATTTCCTTTATTATAGCAGCAGTTCCAATGACTTGATGTGGATGAAGGTTGTTCCACAAAGATGTCTAAAGAAATCACAGTAAGCATAAATTAGTTTCATGAGCAATCTTTATCCTTCTATATCACACTCTGACATTAACTTACAATAGCTAAgccaaatttaatttgtatatccAATAACACCCACAAAGTAAAAAGAGACCATTAAAGTTCATAATTCAATaaccaaattttcaatttcatgcaACTGCTAAAGGAGAAATAACTAAGGTTGTCAAACTTGCAGATCCAACCATGGATCTGAGAAGGGACGAAGACACAAGCATGGGATTGTATGTGAAAAATGTAAGATCCTACCTAAAATATAGTATTATGCTATGAACTGCACACCACACACGTGAAAGCAcatataaaataacacaaaacaACTATAAATGACAAGTTCCTCAACATTTATATAGATTATGGTTCATAAGGCATAATGGATGTTTGATACAACATGGCCCACTAACTAGCAGGCCTACAAACAAGAAAGTATATGAGACCCCAATGGATGAAGGACTTTATTTAATGAGTCCATACaattatgtgtttttcttttcttttcttttctttttaccaAGATACATGACTTCTAAATAAACAAAAGTTATAAAGTTGCAACTCAAACAATAAAACTCACACAGGGCGGACCAGAAGCAGATGAGAATTTcaacataagaaaataaaattacacaaaacaaGGAAACGAATGACAGACCACTAAAATAGTAGCCTCGGTCTCATATATGTAGAAGCAGAATATATCAGTGGCAAATAGCTACAGAAGTAGCACATAGAAACACAAGCCTAGCTCCTACATAATGATGCAGACCAAGCACATGGACATTATTGCACACATTCTTCATAGGTCCACTTGACATAATCACCCACTGATACTCACGCAGGCCTTTAGGAAACAGATTTGAATAACCAGAAAACTGATAGTATTAAACACAAAAACCAGATCAGCGAACTTTTACagcaagaagaaaaagagtaGAGCTTAGACAAGGAAAATTCTGTCCAAGATCACATCCAAAAAGTAACAACCACGACTTATTACTCTCTAACCACTACAGCCCTATCATCCATACACAATACAGCAGAAAAGGTGCCCACAACGTCACGGCACTAAGGGCTCACGTATCAAAACAGGTTCATTCTCAGACAAGGCccaaaaaaaatttctaaaatttggttattttgggagggtaaataattttttgatcatGGATTTTCCACAAGTTGCTTGACCCAATTAATCATTGTTGATGCACAAAACCCACCCACCCCCCTTTATAGTCCAGGTGTCCAGCATGAAATCgtaccaaaatcacaaaaataaattttggaacTACAAACTTTCAATCTGGTAAAACACAGAGAATTGACCTTGTGTAAACCATCACGCAACTTTGACAATCATGATAAGAGTACCAAAATTAACTTCTAAAAACTAATTCACTAATTTTAAACAAACAAGAAGACCAAATTATAAGAACTCAAAGGCTTCCAACCATGATCGAAATTTTATTTCAGTACAAATAAACCACTAAAACCAAAGTATACAACTTGCCTGAAGATAGTATTTTCTTTGCTCATCTGAAAAAGGCTTTGTTAAAGTGCTCATATCAACACCATAGTAGTCTTTTGTTTCATCCACGAAGCTGCGCCAATCATCCATAGTTGATTCATATTCTCCTAATTTGTGATCTACTATCCCAGTCCTGATAGGTGCCATCCACATGCGAGCATGACTAGGATACCTGCCAAATAAAGCCTCTCAAATCACCAATTACGTAGGCAACACCATAAGCAACCAAAGAAATACACCAAGCACTAAGGtaaccaaaatttataaaataaccaTCAGGCAACAACCAAATAATTTATACATGTAAGTTATCATCACTGGTAATGTGATGAAAAGAGAATGGTACGCACAACATGCCAAGACAATGAATCTACTGTAAATAGATAAGGATTGAGTAGTTTTGTATTTAACTCACGTCATGTGACAGGTTTGGCACTATATTTGTTGACTAATGCGTAATGACTATGGAATAAGAATTTTGAAGCTAACCTATCCCATTGAAAACCATAGAATATGTTACACAGAACAAAACTTTGTGCCTTCTATGAAGCTTGGTTTGAAACATGGAAACAAacattgaaatttaaatattacatcTACTTGTTGGCAATAGTTCTGGTTCAAAAATTAGCCCCCACTGGAAGCCCTTTGCATATGCAATACAgtatggaaataaaataaaaaattaagtgacCAAAAATACTAGTAGAAATCTCAATAAAATCTCAGAGAAAGAATGAATCCTGCAATATGAAAAAGGAACTACacaatatctattttaattaacaCAAGCTAAAACACAAAATGGATGAATAGGTAAGGTGCTAGGGAGTAAATGAGAAGACAAAATATCAATACATCAAAATACTTTTTTCTCTGCTTTGAGGCAGAAAAATAATTGCAAAATACATCAAAATACATACATCATTCCTGTCGGTTTGAGCCAGTGGTCACGAGCATGTATAACTGAATCAAACATGGATTCTCGCAGAAGAAAATAACCCATCCACTCAGAGATGATCACGTCAACTGCAAGTTACATAATAACATCTAAGGCAATCACAAGGAtaatcaacaattataatttagacGAAGAGggaaaaaatgaacaaaactcaaatgtactaataaaacacaacacaaagtgtttttttttttaatttaagaaaacaatttttgtttccatttccttattttaccaataattataaaatatcactTTAATTTCTTGGTTTAGAAAACGGATAACACACAAAAACTGTTGTTTTCTTCCCCCACAAATCCTTTAAAACAGGAAACAGAGTAAATGTCATTTTTGAAATCATTAATGTACACAAGAACCagaaacacacaaaaacaaaaaacaaaaaacataagtTATATCAAACAAACTAAACAGATCTCATTACTTCTAACCTTTCTCAGGCAAGGTAACATCCTCCATTGATCCCTCGATGACCTCAACTACATTCTGGAGATTATTCGCTTTGACGAGTGCACGGGCATGTTCTGACATCTTCGTCGCTTCCACTGCATACACCTTCCTCGCACCTGCTTGCGCTGACCATATAGCAAGAATGCCACTTCCAGTCCCCACATCCAAAACAGTCTTCTCCCAAATTAACTCACCAAGTCAGTTCAAAATCATAACACAAGCAATAAGCATAACCAATGCTCTCAAATTGTAACATAGTAGCAAAGGTCATCCTTAATCAATTTCTGTATCAATAAAATTTCCATTACCATCGAAGTTGGGCTCAGTAACTAATTTCACAGGTTTTATTTCACctcatattttcatataaactgCAAAATGAAATCCCAATTTCTTGGAaactattgaagaaaaaaattaggcTTGTACTAATCTGAGCTCAAAATAAGACATTCAACCTTTGTTGTCCaagaataatttaattcaagtttgaaaggaaaaaaaagagtaGCAAAGTTTCATACAAGACGGCGCTTGGTGTAGTGGTTAATGGTTGATGCGTAAAATGGTGATAATGAAGAGGCTTACCTTGCCAGCGAAGTGTTTTTTGTTGTCGAAGATGGCGTTGAAGTAAGCGTCCATGCGAACACGATCGGAGAGCATCTCCTTCTGGTGATAGAGGAAAGCATAGGTGCAGAAGTAATTGGCGTAGTCAACGTCTTTGGGAACAGGGGCGCCTCGGCCACCGGAAACGGCGTTTGCAGAGGTTCCCATCTTACACACTCTCGCCCTTGCGGCGTTGCACTCTCTGCTCCGT
Encoded here:
- the LOC114195938 gene encoding protein arginine N-methyltransferase PRMT10, with translation MGTSANAVSGGRGAPVPKDVDYANYFCTYAFLYHQKEMLSDRVRMDAYFNAIFDNKKHFAGKTVLDVGTGSGILAIWSAQAGARKVYAVEATKMSEHARALVKANNLQNVVEVIEGSMEDVTLPEKVDVIISEWMGYFLLRESMFDSVIHARDHWLKPTGMMYPSHARMWMAPIRTGIVDHKLGEYESTMDDWRSFVDETKDYYGVDMSTLTKPFSDEQRKYYLQTSLWNNLHPHQVIGTAAIIKEIDCLTATVTDIEKVRSNFSLSITMENAKLCGFGGWFDVHFRGRSEDPAEQEIELTTAPSVDYGTHWGQQVFLLHPPMNLSEGDDLKVSFVMSRSKGNHRLMEVELGCEIHQHSGKLLAPFKNKYYIE